In Labeo rohita strain BAU-BD-2019 chromosome 16, IGBB_LRoh.1.0, whole genome shotgun sequence, one DNA window encodes the following:
- the LOC127178523 gene encoding zymogen granule membrane protein 16-like isoform X2 gives MQITGVCWTATFSKMLHLILVLSGVCTVGMAMPLPNYYSYSMAVGDGTGTEYSTAYDGRITGVRVWEYSNAYIRGIQLRYDGNWTTPVCTNNGNPLEMTLRDNESIIQVSGKYYSGYIYEIMFVTSQGRSLKVGQPTGTSFNLYPTHDRSELRFLSGRQNGYGITSIGAHWAVY, from the exons ATGCAG atTACTGGTGTGTGCTGGACAGCaactttttctaaaatgttgcaTCTTATTCTGGTTCTCTCTGGAGTTTGTACAGTGGGCATGGCCATGC CTTTACCTAATTACTACTCCTACTCCATGGCTGTTGGGGACGGCACTGGGACTGAATATTCCACTGCATATGATGGTCGCATCACTGGTGTCAGAGTCTGGGAATACAGTAACGCATACATTCGTGG AATTCAGCTGCGTTATGATGGTAACTGGACAACACCAGTTTGTACAAACAATGGCAATCCACTGGAGATGACACTTCGTGACAATGAATCCATCATTCAGGTCTCTGGAAAATATTACAGTGGCTACATCTATGAGATTATGTTTGTCACTAGTCAAGGCCGCTCTTTGAAAGTGGGGCAGCCTACTGGAACCTCATTTAACTTGTACCCGACCCATGATAGAAGTGAGCTACGTTTTCTCAGTGGTCGACAGAATGGATATGGCATTACCTCCATTGGGGCTCACTGGGCTGTGTACTAA
- the LOC127178523 gene encoding zymogen granule membrane protein 16-like isoform X1, with amino-acid sequence MQITGVCWTATFSKMLHLILVLSGVCTVGMAMPLPNYYSYSMAVGDGTGTEYSTAYDGRITGVRVWEYSNAYIRGIQLRYDGNWTTPVCTSYGNPLEMTLHDSESIIQVSGKYYSGYIYEIMFVTSQGRSLKVGQPYGTSFNFYPTQERSELRFLSGRQNGNGITSIGAHWASYYPSDDEP; translated from the exons ATGCAG atTACTGGTGTGTGCTGGACAGCaactttttctaaaatgttgcaTCTTATTCTGGTTCTCTCTGGAGTTTGTACAGTGGGCATGGCCATGC CTTTACCTAATTACTACTCCTACTCCATGGCTGTTGGGGACGGCACTGGGACTGAATATTCCACTGCATATGATGGTCGCATCACTGGTGTCAGAGTCTGGGAATACAGTAACGCATACATTCGTGG AATTCAGCTGCGTTATGATGGTAACTGGACAACACCAGTTTGTACAAGCTATGGCAATCCACTGGAGATGACACTTCATGACAGTGAATCCATTATTCAGGTCTCTGGAAAATATTACAGTGGCTACATCTATGAGATTATGTTTGTCACTAGTCAAGGCCGCTCTTTAAAAGTGGGACAGCCTTATGGAACCTCATTTAACTTCTACCCGACCCAAGAAAGAAGTGAGCTACGTTTTCTCAGTGGTCGACAGAATGGAAATGGCATCACTTCCATTGGGGCTCACTGGGCTTCCTACTACCCCAGTGACGACGAACCTTAA
- the LOC127178523 gene encoding zymogen granule membrane protein 16-like isoform X3 codes for MLHLILVLSGVCTVGMAMPLPNYYSYSMAVGDGTGTEYSTAYDGRITGVRVWEYSNAYIRGIQLRYDGNWTTPVCTSYGNPLEMTLHDSESIIQVSGKYYSGYIYEIMFVTSQGRSLKVGQPYGTSFNFYPTQERSELRFLSGRQNGNGITSIGAHWASYYPSDDEP; via the exons atgttgcaTCTTATTCTGGTTCTCTCTGGAGTTTGTACAGTGGGCATGGCCATGC CTTTACCTAATTACTACTCCTACTCCATGGCTGTTGGGGACGGCACTGGGACTGAATATTCCACTGCATATGATGGTCGCATCACTGGTGTCAGAGTCTGGGAATACAGTAACGCATACATTCGTGG AATTCAGCTGCGTTATGATGGTAACTGGACAACACCAGTTTGTACAAGCTATGGCAATCCACTGGAGATGACACTTCATGACAGTGAATCCATTATTCAGGTCTCTGGAAAATATTACAGTGGCTACATCTATGAGATTATGTTTGTCACTAGTCAAGGCCGCTCTTTAAAAGTGGGACAGCCTTATGGAACCTCATTTAACTTCTACCCGACCCAAGAAAGAAGTGAGCTACGTTTTCTCAGTGGTCGACAGAATGGAAATGGCATCACTTCCATTGGGGCTCACTGGGCTTCCTACTACCCCAGTGACGACGAACCTTAA
- the LOC127178523 gene encoding zymogen granule membrane protein 16-like isoform X4, with product MLHLILVLSGVCTVGMTMPLPNYYSYSMAVGDGSGTEYSTAYDGRITGIRLWEYSNAYIRGIQLRYDGNWTTPVCTNNGNPLEMTLRDNESIIQVSGKYYSGYIYEIMFVTSQGRSLKVGQPTGTSFNLYPTHDRSELRFLSGRQNGYGITSIGAHWAVY from the exons atgttgcaTCTTATTCTGGTTCTCTCTGGAGTTTGTACAGTGGGCATGACCATGC CTTTACCCAATTACTACTCTTACTCCATGGCTGTTGGGGACGGAAGTGGGACTGAATATTCCACTGCATATGATGGTCGCATCACTGGTATCAGACTCTGGGAATACAGTAACGCATACATTCGTGG AATTCAGCTGCGTTATGATGGTAACTGGACAACACCAGTTTGTACAAACAATGGCAATCCACTGGAGATGACACTTCGTGACAATGAATCCATCATTCAGGTCTCTGGAAAATATTACAGTGGCTACATCTATGAGATTATGTTTGTCACTAGTCAAGGCCGCTCTTTGAAAGTGGGGCAGCCTACTGGAACCTCATTTAACTTGTACCCGACCCATGATAGAAGTGAGCTACGTTTTCTCAGTGGTCGACAGAATGGATATGGCATTACCTCCATTGGGGCTCACTGGGCTGTGTACTAA